In the genome of Solibacillus isronensis, one region contains:
- a CDS encoding alkaline phosphatase family protein, with product MNNTKKPVVLIVVDSLMNEPLQKVIKEGNAPALAYLMNNGQLHEEMISSYPTMSVTIDSTLLTGTYPNQHKVPGLIWFKEDENRIISYGSGISEIWNNGIKNVAIDSVVHLNDSHLSKEVQTLHEELANGNLSSASINGLLYRGNFQHRLNVPGLITMADLLPKDIHINGPTFFSLGTLAQYNPENNHHNFIWQRLGINNQFTANELKYLIKQKRLPAFTLAYLPDADASIHKYGPEHIKGIKEVDQSVQNVLNSFPSWEAAIQEVTWIILGDSGQSYVLDDKKTSLIDLNQVLKNYSFWERKNPNAQLAIAVNERMAYIYALDQQVELSEIVNVLKEDERIGFIAWKSGQTNYVVSPHSEGELEFSPEGKYVDNYNQSWRIAGDASILDLNMTNEQQIIYQDYPDALARLHGALHSQEGRIIIVDAKPSYEFIEKHSHDHAGGGAHGSLHKVDSVVPIIVTGASKLPESNRLVDLKNWILQLLGDS from the coding sequence ATGAATAACACGAAGAAACCTGTAGTACTCATTGTCGTAGATTCATTAATGAATGAACCATTGCAAAAAGTAATAAAAGAAGGTAATGCACCAGCTTTAGCATATTTAATGAACAACGGACAGCTTCATGAGGAAATGATTAGCTCTTATCCGACGATGTCTGTCACGATTGATAGTACGTTACTGACCGGTACATATCCAAATCAGCATAAAGTACCGGGATTGATTTGGTTTAAAGAAGATGAGAATCGAATAATTAGTTATGGTAGCGGAATTAGTGAAATATGGAATAACGGAATTAAAAATGTCGCCATTGATAGCGTTGTCCATCTAAATGACAGTCATTTAAGTAAAGAAGTGCAAACACTACACGAAGAGTTGGCCAATGGAAATCTTTCTTCGGCTTCGATAAATGGTCTGTTATATCGTGGAAATTTTCAACATCGTCTTAATGTCCCCGGACTAATTACTATGGCAGATCTTTTACCGAAGGATATTCATATTAATGGACCTACATTTTTTTCGCTTGGAACATTAGCACAATATAATCCGGAAAATAATCATCATAATTTTATATGGCAACGATTAGGAATCAATAATCAGTTTACAGCCAATGAGTTGAAATACTTAATTAAACAAAAGCGGTTGCCGGCTTTTACTCTTGCTTATTTACCGGATGCGGATGCTTCCATACACAAATACGGTCCCGAACATATAAAGGGTATAAAAGAAGTGGATCAGTCTGTACAAAACGTTTTAAATAGCTTTCCATCTTGGGAAGCTGCTATTCAAGAAGTAACATGGATTATATTGGGCGATAGTGGTCAATCATACGTACTTGATGATAAAAAAACGTCGTTAATTGACTTGAATCAAGTACTTAAAAATTATTCTTTTTGGGAGAGGAAAAATCCGAATGCCCAACTCGCTATTGCTGTTAACGAGCGCATGGCATACATCTATGCACTCGATCAGCAAGTTGAGCTATCCGAGATTGTAAATGTTTTAAAAGAGGATGAGCGAATTGGCTTTATCGCATGGAAGAGTGGACAAACAAACTATGTTGTTAGCCCACATAGTGAGGGAGAGTTAGAATTTTCACCAGAAGGTAAGTACGTCGATAATTACAATCAATCATGGCGAATTGCAGGAGATGCCTCAATTCTGGATTTAAACATGACGAACGAACAGCAAATTATTTATCAGGATTATCCGGATGCACTTGCAAGGCTACATGGAGCGCTTCATTCACAGGAAGGGCGTATTATTATTGTGGATGCTAAACCATCTTATGAGTTTATTGAAAAGCATAGCCATGACCATGCGGGTGGTGGTGCGCATGGCTCACTTCATAAAGTAGATTCGGTTGTTCCGATTATTGTGACTGGGGCAAGTAAATTACCTGAATCTAATCGTTTAGTTGATTTAAAAAATTGGATACTTCAATTACTGGGTGATTCATAA
- a CDS encoding SLC13 family permease, which yields MFSATWNRLWEMHDQVKDMFTFFIKPNSSKVVSKGISGKQENENSGNGGGYTPRSYTTAQMIGLFLGPLLFILTLLFFQPEGLSTEARGVLASTIWIATWWITEAIPIPATSLLPLVLFPLTNSLDMKVTASSYGDETIFLFMGGFIIALAMEKWNLHRRIAISIISMVGTNMDRIVLGFMIATGFLSMWISNTATAMMMIPIGLAIINQVADGLKNDPSIDTSPQSFAFGKALMLGIAYSASIGGIATLIGTPPNTLLAGAINKMYGIELSFAGWMLFGVPFAWIFIVITWIYLVKVAFPSKLKTLPGGRTVIDKQKRDLGEASFEEKLVFVVFALAAFSWITRTFLLSKFIDGLTDGMIAVIFAIVLFALPSVNRKGERLMDWQTAVKLPWGILLLFGGGLAIASGFVGTGLSEWIGTQLMGLEGVSVILLIFLVAALVLALTEITSNTATASMMFPIMASLAVALGVHPYALMIAAGVAASCAFMLPVATPPNAAVFGSGYIKIKDMMKAGFALNVFGVVFITLSIYFLLPIIWDIDLNSVPEMFKEMNK from the coding sequence TTGTTTTCAGCAACTTGGAATCGGTTATGGGAAATGCATGATCAAGTAAAAGATATGTTTACTTTTTTCATAAAACCAAATTCTTCAAAGGTCGTGTCAAAGGGAATTAGCGGAAAGCAAGAAAATGAAAACTCAGGTAATGGCGGTGGATATACGCCGCGCAGTTATACAACAGCTCAAATGATTGGTCTGTTTTTAGGTCCGCTTCTTTTTATTTTAACTTTATTGTTCTTTCAGCCAGAAGGTCTCTCGACAGAAGCAAGGGGCGTATTGGCGAGTACTATTTGGATTGCGACATGGTGGATTACCGAAGCAATACCAATTCCGGCAACATCGTTATTGCCGCTAGTATTGTTCCCGTTAACGAATAGCCTGGATATGAAAGTAACGGCATCTTCGTATGGGGATGAAACGATTTTTCTTTTCATGGGTGGATTTATTATCGCTCTTGCAATGGAAAAATGGAATTTACATAGACGTATTGCAATTTCTATTATTTCAATGGTCGGTACAAATATGGACCGAATTGTTCTTGGATTTATGATTGCAACAGGATTTTTATCAATGTGGATTTCTAATACCGCAACAGCAATGATGATGATTCCGATTGGACTAGCGATCATCAATCAAGTGGCTGATGGATTAAAAAATGACCCGTCGATTGACACATCTCCACAGAGTTTTGCATTTGGTAAAGCGTTGATGCTCGGGATTGCATACTCTGCTTCAATTGGAGGGATTGCCACTTTGATTGGTACACCGCCAAATACACTGCTTGCGGGTGCGATTAATAAAATGTATGGAATAGAATTATCATTTGCGGGTTGGATGCTCTTTGGGGTTCCATTTGCCTGGATTTTTATAGTCATTACATGGATTTACCTTGTAAAAGTTGCGTTTCCGTCGAAATTAAAAACATTGCCAGGTGGACGTACAGTTATTGATAAACAGAAAAGAGATCTTGGAGAAGCATCATTTGAAGAGAAACTTGTATTCGTTGTCTTTGCATTAGCTGCATTTTCTTGGATTACCCGTACATTTTTACTAAGCAAATTTATCGATGGGTTAACAGATGGTATGATTGCCGTTATTTTTGCGATTGTGTTATTTGCACTGCCTTCTGTAAATAGAAAAGGCGAACGCTTAATGGATTGGCAGACAGCGGTAAAATTACCATGGGGTATCCTGCTTCTATTCGGGGGAGGACTTGCAATTGCATCCGGATTCGTAGGCACAGGATTATCGGAGTGGATTGGTACACAACTTATGGGTCTGGAAGGAGTAAGTGTTATCTTACTAATCTTCCTTGTTGCAGCACTTGTTCTTGCTTTAACTGAAATTACATCAAACACTGCAACTGCTTCTATGATGTTCCCGATAATGGCATCACTTGCTGTAGCGCTAGGTGTACATCCATATGCGTTAATGATTGCTGCTGGTGTAGCTGCATCATGTGCTTTCATGCTTCCGGTAGCCACACCGCCAAATGCGGCAGTATTCGGATCTGGCTATATTAAGATTAAGGATATGATGAAGGCCGGGTTTGCACTGAATGTCTTCGGTGTGGTTTTCATAACCCTGTCCATTTATTTCCTGCTTCCAATTATTTGGGATATCGATTTAAATTCAGTTCCTGAAATGTTTAAAGAAATGAATAAGTAG
- a CDS encoding tRNA dihydrouridine synthase, translating into MKENFWQELPKPFFVLAPMEDVTDLVFRHVVAEAGRPDVFFTEFTNSESYCHPDGIKSVRGRLTFTEDEQPIVAHIWGDNPENFRKMSIGMAELGFKGIDINMGCPVPNVAGRGKGSGLILRPDVAAELIEAAKEGGLPVSVKTRLGYKEIDEWKEWLTHILKQDIANLSIHLRTRKEMSAVDAHWELIPEIKALRDEIAPNTLLTINGDIPDRQVGLELAEKYGIDGVMIGRGIFKNPFAFEKEPKEHSPEEYLDLLKLQLDLQDKYAEELPRSMSGLHRFFKIYVKGFRGAGELRNQLMNTKSTDEVRALLNSFELNKEE; encoded by the coding sequence ATGAAAGAGAATTTTTGGCAGGAGCTACCAAAACCATTTTTTGTACTCGCGCCGATGGAAGATGTAACTGATTTAGTATTTCGGCATGTAGTGGCTGAAGCGGGAAGACCGGATGTATTTTTTACGGAGTTTACTAACTCGGAAAGTTACTGTCACCCTGATGGGATCAAAAGTGTGCGTGGTCGCTTAACATTTACAGAAGACGAACAGCCGATTGTTGCACATATTTGGGGAGACAATCCTGAGAATTTCCGTAAGATGAGCATTGGTATGGCGGAATTGGGCTTTAAGGGAATTGATATTAATATGGGTTGCCCGGTACCGAATGTTGCTGGCCGAGGGAAAGGCAGCGGTCTGATTTTACGTCCGGATGTAGCAGCAGAGTTAATCGAAGCTGCTAAAGAAGGTGGTTTACCTGTCAGCGTGAAAACACGACTTGGTTATAAAGAAATAGACGAGTGGAAAGAGTGGCTTACACATATTTTAAAACAGGATATCGCAAATCTTTCCATTCATTTACGTACACGAAAAGAAATGAGTGCTGTTGATGCACATTGGGAACTTATCCCGGAAATTAAAGCATTGCGTGATGAAATCGCTCCAAACACACTGCTAACAATTAACGGTGATATTCCAGACCGTCAAGTAGGTTTAGAGCTTGCGGAAAAGTACGGAATTGACGGGGTAATGATTGGTCGCGGTATTTTCAAAAATCCGTTCGCTTTTGAAAAGGAACCAAAGGAGCACAGTCCTGAGGAGTATCTTGACCTTTTGAAACTACAACTTGATTTGCAGGACAAGTATGCCGAAGAACTTCCTCGTTCAATGTCGGGTCTTCACCGCTTTTTCAAAATTTATGTAAAGGGCTTCCGAGGTGCCGGCGAACTGAGAAATCAGTTAATGAATACAAAATCTACCGACGAAGTGCGTGCATTGCTTAATAGCTTTGAATTAAATAAAGAAGAATAA
- the nadX gene encoding aspartate dehydrogenase, giving the protein MKVGLIGAGAIAHFLLEEINGKQLENLCITSVFVRDKEKHQLLESNYGVKLYTDIEAFLDSEIDIVVEAANIEAVHTLLPSAIRKKDVVVISVGALVEEELLTELNSLANEYNRRLYLPSGAVGGLDLLQNAHALGTVTSVKLTTRKPASSLVEETIEEAKVIFEGNATEAIRCYPKNMNVSIVLALASIGFDETKVTLVADPEIDKNIHQIEVTGDFGEATFTIINNPLPANPKTSYLAAMSILGTLKRINRKLLIG; this is encoded by the coding sequence ATGAAAGTCGGTTTAATTGGCGCGGGTGCAATTGCTCATTTTCTTTTGGAAGAAATCAATGGAAAGCAGCTAGAAAACTTGTGCATTACAAGCGTATTTGTAAGAGATAAGGAAAAGCATCAATTGCTAGAATCCAATTATGGTGTAAAGCTGTACACGGATATAGAGGCATTTTTAGATTCAGAAATTGATATAGTTGTGGAGGCCGCAAATATTGAAGCGGTCCATACATTGCTTCCTTCAGCAATCAGGAAAAAAGATGTTGTTGTGATTAGTGTTGGTGCATTAGTGGAGGAAGAGCTGTTGACAGAGTTAAACAGCTTGGCGAATGAATACAACAGGAGACTTTACTTGCCATCAGGTGCGGTCGGCGGATTGGATTTACTTCAAAATGCACATGCGCTTGGTACAGTTACATCCGTTAAGCTAACAACGCGCAAACCGGCAAGCTCGTTAGTTGAGGAAACAATCGAAGAGGCGAAAGTAATATTTGAAGGGAATGCGACAGAGGCGATTAGATGTTACCCGAAAAATATGAATGTGTCGATTGTGCTTGCATTGGCGAGTATTGGGTTTGACGAAACGAAAGTAACATTAGTGGCGGACCCGGAAATTGATAAAAATATTCATCAAATTGAAGTGACTGGGGACTTTGGAGAGGCAACATTTACAATTATTAATAATCCGCTTCCTGCGAATCCGAAAACGAGTTACTTAGCAGCGATGAGTATTTTAGGAACGCTAAAAAGGATAAACAGGAAGCTGCTTATCGGTTAA
- a CDS encoding YtoQ family protein, protein MELTVYLAGQIHDNWREEVAQKAKEKNLPLHFVAPQTDHDRSDNIGEEILGIQPSAYYKDNAASDINNFRTQVLMQKADIVIALFGEKYKQWNTAMDISTAIAMNKPTIIIRPESLIHPLKELSNKANVTVESVDQAIEVIRYIFD, encoded by the coding sequence ATGGAACTAACAGTTTATTTAGCAGGACAAATTCATGATAATTGGCGGGAAGAAGTTGCACAAAAGGCTAAGGAAAAAAATCTGCCTTTACACTTTGTAGCACCGCAGACAGACCATGACCGTTCAGACAATATCGGCGAGGAAATTTTAGGCATCCAGCCATCAGCATATTATAAGGACAATGCTGCTTCTGATATTAATAATTTCCGGACACAGGTATTAATGCAGAAAGCGGATATTGTCATTGCATTATTCGGTGAAAAGTATAAACAATGGAATACCGCAATGGATATAAGTACAGCGATTGCAATGAATAAACCGACGATCATCATCCGTCCCGAGTCATTAATTCATCCTTTAAAGGAGCTATCCAATAAAGCAAATGTAACAGTGGAATCTGTAGATCAGGCAATTGAAGTAATTCGTTATATATTTGATTAA
- a CDS encoding malate synthase has product MNLINKKVTHKHFGMGSIVKQNESSIEIHFASESKKFVFPDVFGKHLVLHDKDDVQTLEKIIQKKELERREEEWQKEEKLKLQRKNQELRLIHEKHMKNFKLHPESQLVFWCDTEEQKTAFSDWKVFSGLTKSGVNKGKPVKPIRLHLNSAVLLTAVDENSAEKDRRILGVYMVEENFIGKLSEDGYIPAHSKYRIELTEQEAEQMLFWNYYVNEKFTHKMTWNTGKHRYFNNMWMAQILRDIISLKTDPQEKELAQQFFTHFCKMNEITAQELPQPNGALKRI; this is encoded by the coding sequence ATGAATCTAATCAATAAAAAGGTTACACATAAGCATTTCGGAATGGGTAGTATCGTTAAACAGAATGAATCAAGTATTGAAATACATTTTGCATCGGAAAGTAAAAAATTCGTTTTCCCTGATGTATTTGGAAAGCACTTAGTACTTCACGATAAAGATGACGTTCAAACATTAGAAAAAATTATTCAGAAAAAAGAACTTGAGCGAAGAGAAGAAGAATGGCAAAAAGAAGAGAAATTAAAACTCCAACGTAAAAACCAGGAACTTCGATTAATACATGAAAAACATATGAAAAACTTCAAACTTCATCCTGAATCACAATTAGTTTTTTGGTGTGACACTGAAGAACAGAAAACAGCTTTTTCAGATTGGAAAGTTTTTTCTGGATTAACGAAAAGCGGTGTAAATAAAGGGAAGCCTGTAAAACCGATCCGCCTTCACTTAAACAGTGCTGTCTTATTAACGGCCGTAGATGAGAATTCGGCTGAAAAAGACCGACGCATTTTAGGTGTGTATATGGTAGAGGAGAATTTTATCGGGAAACTGAGTGAAGATGGTTATATTCCTGCCCATTCAAAGTACCGAATTGAACTGACGGAACAGGAAGCAGAGCAAATGCTGTTCTGGAACTATTATGTAAACGAAAAGTTCACTCACAAAATGACATGGAATACAGGTAAACATCGTTACTTTAACAATATGTGGATGGCTCAAATTTTACGTGATATTATCTCCCTAAAAACGGACCCTCAGGAAAAAGAGCTGGCTCAGCAATTCTTTACACACTTCTGCAAAATGAATGAAATTACAGCGCAAGAATTACCACAGCCTAATGGTGCCTTGAAGCGTATTTAA
- the hpaB gene encoding 4-hydroxyphenylacetate 3-monooxygenase, oxygenase component — protein MGAINGESYINRLNALNNEIWLDGEKVEGLLSEHPVFKGLIQTKASLYDLQHDSKIIDEMTFVSPLSGKRVGLSYLMPKTKEDLIKRRKMMEHWAKHTHGILGRSPDYLNSVLMGFTSSAALLEGQENCYPDNLRAFFELVRENDLSLTHTFITPQVNRSQSYIENTNEPISAKVVAETEEGLIIKGARLLATQGGLTDEVFVFNVGKLVFGEDETFSFAVPSNTKGLKFICRDSFIGGESAFDHPLSSKYEEMDSIVVFDNVLVPWERVFFYNNVEVAEKFLIQSAFHHFAKFQVLIRQIVKTEFILGIAELLIETIKVYEYQHIHEKMSEIIVGLETMKALLDKSENDAAPDEFGYLRPAIFPLKVAGYTFSKIYPRLTEIIQLIGASGIITLPTKNAFHSTIRGDLDQYLQAATKPAEERVKIFRLAWDLTMSSFGTRQTQYERFFFGDTVRLASELYFTYPKKEYVEAVNSFLNLNEQDW, from the coding sequence ATGGGTGCAATTAATGGTGAGAGCTATATTAACCGATTAAATGCGTTGAATAATGAAATATGGCTGGATGGAGAAAAAGTGGAAGGGCTGTTATCTGAACACCCCGTTTTCAAAGGACTTATTCAGACGAAAGCTTCCCTCTACGATTTACAGCACGATTCTAAAATAATAGATGAAATGACTTTCGTATCCCCCCTTTCAGGAAAACGTGTCGGCCTTTCATATTTGATGCCAAAAACGAAAGAGGATTTAATAAAAAGGCGAAAAATGATGGAGCATTGGGCTAAACATACACATGGGATTCTAGGAAGAAGTCCCGACTATTTGAATTCCGTTTTAATGGGTTTCACCTCATCTGCAGCACTGCTTGAAGGACAAGAAAACTGTTACCCAGATAATCTCCGGGCGTTTTTTGAATTGGTGAGAGAAAATGATTTATCGCTTACACATACATTTATTACTCCTCAAGTTAATCGTTCTCAAAGTTATATTGAAAATACGAATGAACCTATTTCTGCAAAGGTGGTCGCGGAGACTGAAGAAGGCCTCATTATAAAGGGCGCACGTCTATTAGCGACTCAAGGCGGTTTAACCGATGAAGTGTTTGTATTTAATGTCGGTAAGCTTGTATTCGGCGAAGATGAAACTTTTTCGTTTGCGGTCCCATCGAATACGAAAGGATTAAAATTTATTTGCAGAGATTCCTTTATAGGCGGAGAGTCTGCATTTGATCATCCTTTAAGTTCAAAATATGAAGAAATGGATTCCATCGTCGTATTTGACAATGTATTAGTACCTTGGGAACGTGTCTTTTTTTACAACAATGTCGAGGTTGCAGAAAAATTTCTTATTCAAAGTGCCTTTCACCATTTTGCCAAGTTTCAAGTTTTAATAAGGCAGATTGTGAAAACGGAGTTTATTTTAGGAATTGCTGAGCTCCTTATCGAGACAATCAAAGTTTATGAGTATCAGCATATTCATGAAAAGATGTCGGAAATTATTGTGGGGCTGGAAACGATGAAAGCACTGTTGGATAAATCGGAGAATGATGCCGCACCAGATGAATTTGGCTATTTGCGTCCAGCAATTTTTCCATTAAAAGTTGCCGGCTATACATTTTCGAAAATTTATCCACGTCTCACTGAAATCATTCAGCTTATTGGTGCAAGTGGAATCATTACACTTCCAACAAAAAATGCATTTCACTCTACAATAAGAGGTGATTTGGATCAATATCTTCAAGCCGCCACTAAACCTGCAGAAGAACGAGTGAAAATATTCCGGTTAGCTTGGGATTTAACGATGAGTTCATTTGGAACGAGGCAAACACAATATGAGCGTTTCTTCTTTGGCGATACTGTTCGGTTAGCGAGCGAATTATATTTCACTTATCCTAAAAAAGAATATGTAGAGGCGGTCAATTCTTTCCTCAATCTGAACGAGCAAGACTGGTGA